The proteins below come from a single Pseudomonadota bacterium genomic window:
- a CDS encoding mechanosensitive ion channel family protein: MNYIDTLRAWVEMCAGLLGPNPLLQSAIIMTITVLLAYLFTGLLTRIVGRLTRFTKTDVDDAVIQRLRRPLFVSILLIGGSLAIGRLDLAERTASISQSILKSIGVWVWMTFALSFTSLVLNALKNTRRGFNFIDNRTLPLVQNVMYMIILIAAIYAFMNAWNKDVTALLASAGILGLALSFAAKDTLANVFAGVSILVDNPYKVGDFVVLGSGERGEVTQIGIRSTRVLTRDDVEITIPNAVIGNAKIINETGGPHEKYRIRNKVGVSYASDLQKVCHVLEEIAINQTGVCETPKPRVRVRTFGDSGINVELLSWVPKPVERGRITHELNLKIFTAFKEHNIDIPFPQQDVYIKNLRADQRTDD, encoded by the coding sequence ATGAACTATATCGATACACTGCGCGCGTGGGTTGAGATGTGCGCGGGGCTGCTCGGCCCCAACCCGCTTCTTCAGTCGGCGATCATCATGACGATCACGGTGCTGTTGGCCTACCTGTTCACCGGCCTACTCACCCGCATTGTGGGTCGACTCACGCGCTTTACGAAAACCGATGTGGACGATGCGGTGATCCAGCGACTTCGTCGGCCTCTGTTTGTGTCGATTCTACTCATCGGCGGATCACTGGCGATAGGCCGACTGGATCTTGCGGAACGCACCGCGTCTATTTCGCAGTCGATTCTCAAGTCCATCGGCGTATGGGTATGGATGACCTTTGCCTTGTCGTTCACAAGTCTGGTGCTGAACGCCTTAAAGAACACGCGCCGCGGCTTCAATTTTATCGACAATCGTACGTTGCCGCTCGTTCAGAACGTGATGTATATGATCATTCTGATCGCGGCGATTTACGCCTTCATGAACGCCTGGAACAAGGATGTTACGGCACTGTTGGCCTCAGCGGGTATCTTAGGTCTTGCGCTCAGTTTCGCAGCCAAAGACACCCTGGCCAACGTCTTCGCGGGCGTCTCCATTCTTGTCGACAACCCCTACAAAGTGGGTGATTTTGTGGTGCTGGGTAGCGGCGAACGCGGTGAGGTCACTCAGATCGGTATTCGCAGTACGCGCGTGCTGACACGCGACGATGTCGAAATCACGATTCCCAATGCCGTAATCGGTAATGCAAAGATCATCAATGAAACCGGCGGCCCGCACGAAAAATACCGCATCCGCAACAAGGTTGGCGTGTCGTATGCCAGCGACCTGCAAAAAGTCTGTCACGTGCTCGAAGAGATCGCGATCAATCAAACAGGCGTCTGCGAAACCCCCAAACCTCGGGTTCGGGTGCGCACGTTCGGCGACAGCGGCATCAACGTCGAGCTGTTGTCTTGGGTGCCCAAACCCGTCGAACGCGGGCGTATCACGCACGAGCTCAACCTGAAAATTTTCACTGCATTCAAAGAACACAACATCGACATTCCGTTTCCGCAGCAAGATGTCTACATCAAAAATCTGCGCGCCGACCAACGTACCGACGACTAG
- a CDS encoding FGGY-family carbohydrate kinase, producing MASSAFVTVDAGSQSLRACLIDTQGTLLYASRSDYEPFISDEPGQAEYKAEQFWTACCDAVGSVVRFAHQHQITPAAIGVTSQRASVVVLDANGTPLRPVILWSDQRRCVPPESLGMTGVGMRVIGVHRTVRRFQSDAESNYLALTEPEVWEQTHKMLFLSGYLNYRLTGLFRDSVANQVGYVPFDYRKQQWADAQKWHWRALPFLRPSHLPELIAPGTPLGELSASAAEALALPSGLPVVACATDKACEVLGAGCTQHDQACLSFGTAATVNLTVERYVEVERFVPAYPAAISGRFLCEEQTHRGFWLVSWFKKEFALAERQQAHRDGVTPESLFDSFLNQTPPGAEGLVAQPYWSPGVRVPGPEARGALIGFNSQHTRAHVYRALLEGLAFSMRQSLEKIERRTGQRAVSIRVAGGGAQSDAVMQLAANVLGRTVERGHTHEASSLGAAICCAVATRAFSDIHQAVTAMTHRGDAFTPHAKTAKMYDRLYRSVYTSMYARLKPLYHALLNLMDRTE from the coding sequence GTGGCCTCATCCGCCTTTGTCACAGTGGATGCAGGCTCACAGAGTCTGCGAGCGTGTTTGATCGACACTCAAGGCACGTTGCTTTACGCGTCACGTAGCGACTACGAACCCTTCATCAGTGACGAGCCTGGACAGGCTGAATACAAAGCAGAGCAATTTTGGACCGCCTGTTGCGATGCCGTGGGCAGCGTGGTGCGCTTCGCCCATCAGCACCAGATTACCCCGGCCGCCATTGGCGTCACCAGTCAACGTGCGAGCGTTGTCGTGCTCGATGCCAATGGCACACCACTGCGACCGGTCATATTGTGGTCGGACCAACGACGTTGTGTTCCACCTGAATCGCTCGGTATGACCGGCGTGGGCATGCGCGTCATTGGCGTACATCGCACGGTGCGCCGTTTTCAATCAGACGCCGAAAGCAATTATTTGGCCCTGACCGAGCCTGAGGTGTGGGAACAGACCCATAAAATGCTGTTTCTAAGCGGCTATCTCAACTACCGCTTAACGGGCCTCTTTCGCGACAGTGTGGCCAATCAGGTTGGCTACGTGCCCTTTGACTATCGTAAGCAGCAGTGGGCAGACGCACAGAAATGGCATTGGCGCGCACTGCCCTTTCTGCGCCCCTCGCATCTGCCAGAACTCATTGCTCCCGGCACGCCACTGGGGGAATTGAGCGCCTCCGCCGCAGAGGCCTTAGCACTGCCCTCGGGCCTGCCCGTGGTCGCCTGTGCTACCGACAAAGCCTGCGAAGTGCTGGGTGCCGGCTGTACACAGCACGACCAGGCCTGCCTCAGTTTTGGCACGGCCGCGACGGTCAATCTCACGGTTGAGCGATATGTCGAAGTGGAACGCTTTGTGCCGGCCTATCCAGCGGCCATTTCGGGGCGTTTTCTCTGCGAGGAGCAAACGCACCGCGGGTTTTGGCTTGTGAGCTGGTTCAAAAAGGAATTTGCACTGGCCGAACGACAGCAAGCCCATCGCGACGGCGTGACGCCTGAGTCCCTGTTTGATTCTTTTCTCAACCAGACCCCACCGGGCGCCGAGGGCCTCGTCGCCCAGCCGTACTGGTCGCCCGGCGTGCGCGTCCCAGGACCCGAAGCGCGCGGCGCGTTGATCGGCTTCAACAGTCAACACACCCGGGCGCACGTGTATCGAGCGCTGCTTGAGGGGCTGGCGTTCTCCATGCGCCAAAGCCTCGAAAAAATCGAGCGTCGCACCGGGCAACGCGCGGTGAGTATTCGCGTGGCGGGCGGTGGCGCGCAGAGCGACGCGGTCATGCAGCTCGCCGCGAATGTTCTAGGGCGCACGGTCGAACGCGGACATACGCACGAGGCGTCGTCTCTGGGTGCCGCCATCTGCTGCGCCGTAGCGACCCGCGCGTTTTCGGACATCCATCAGGCGGTCACTGCCATGACGCATCGCGGCGACGCATTTACACCCCATGCAAAAACCGCCAAAATGTATGATCGGCTGTATCGCTCGGTATACACTTCCATGTATGCGAGACTGAAACCGTTGTATCACGCCCTTCTTAACCTCATGGACCGAACCGAATGA
- a CDS encoding AAA family ATPase → MYLDYFGLNQPPFQLTPDAEFLYMSPQHSEAKAHMDYAVLNRDSCVVVTGDVGCGKTTLINRFLADVDDEIRVARIFQTQLSPRQFLQSLLVQFGYKPFRKNKAELLDTVRHFLLEEHRAGRQVVLIVDEAQNLSVKVLEEIRLLTDIETEKAKTINVLLCGQPEFEDKLYSPGMEQLAQRVHFHVRLKPLSLVETSEYINFRLKIAGYAGEDDLFPAEVIPALFRYTGGVPRLINTLCDTALTSMFVDEESVISNETITSALEELKWVPFSERSNRKQSKQSKLTEHAPQLVLVREGTVIQKYKIHGDRLVIGRDADNDIPVASEFISRHHVQISYYNDAYWVSDLKSTNGTYVNGKRIQKHQLSDKDVIALGHHRLIFQDVKERRAANDGDTATNISDYRGTRVIGDEVDETGKHEAFMTGTLTDDGKG, encoded by the coding sequence ATGTATCTGGACTATTTTGGTTTAAATCAGCCACCGTTTCAGCTGACGCCTGATGCGGAGTTTCTGTACATGAGTCCTCAGCATTCGGAAGCCAAGGCGCATATGGACTATGCGGTGCTTAACCGAGATAGCTGCGTGGTGGTCACCGGTGATGTGGGTTGTGGCAAGACCACGTTGATCAACCGTTTTCTGGCCGACGTGGACGATGAAATTCGCGTGGCGCGCATCTTTCAAACCCAACTTTCACCACGCCAGTTTTTGCAATCGCTGCTCGTTCAGTTCGGTTACAAACCGTTTCGCAAGAACAAGGCTGAGTTGCTCGATACGGTGCGCCATTTTTTACTCGAAGAGCATCGTGCTGGCCGGCAGGTGGTGTTGATTGTCGACGAAGCACAAAACCTCAGTGTCAAAGTGCTTGAAGAGATCCGCCTTCTCACCGACATCGAAACCGAAAAAGCCAAGACTATTAACGTACTGCTTTGCGGTCAGCCGGAGTTTGAAGACAAGCTGTATTCCCCCGGCATGGAGCAGCTGGCACAACGCGTGCACTTCCATGTGCGTCTCAAGCCGCTGAGCTTGGTTGAAACGTCGGAATACATCAATTTCAGACTGAAGATCGCCGGCTACGCGGGCGAAGATGACCTGTTTCCGGCCGAGGTTATCCCCGCGCTGTTTCGATACACGGGCGGTGTGCCGAGGCTCATCAATACGCTCTGCGATACGGCGCTTACCAGCATGTTTGTGGACGAAGAGTCGGTGATCAGCAATGAGACCATCACCAGCGCCTTGGAAGAGCTCAAGTGGGTGCCATTTTCGGAACGCAGTAACCGCAAGCAAAGCAAGCAAAGTAAGCTCACCGAGCATGCACCGCAGCTGGTGCTCGTGCGGGAAGGTACGGTCATTCAAAAATACAAAATCCACGGCGATCGCCTCGTAATCGGACGCGATGCGGACAACGACATCCCCGTGGCAAGCGAGTTCATCAGTCGTCACCACGTGCAGATCAGCTACTACAATGACGCGTACTGGGTCAGCGATCTTAAGAGTACTAACGGCACCTACGTCAACGGTAAGCGAATCCAGAAACACCAATTGTCGGACAAAGACGTCATCGCGCTGGGCCATCATCGATTGATTTTCCAGGACGTCAAAGAACGTCGAGCCGCCAATGACGGCGATACCGCCACCAATATCTCCGACTATCGGGGAACTCGCGTGATTGGCGATGAA